The sequence below is a genomic window from Ipomoea triloba cultivar NCNSP0323 chromosome 10, ASM357664v1.
AGTTCATCCCACAATAGTTTAAATTTAGTAAAATATGCACTTACAGAAAATTCCCCTTGTTTTATGCTATAAATTTCCTCAAGAAGATCCGCGATTCGGAAAACGTCCCCTTCATAAAACCATTCTTTTAAGTCAGCCCAGACTTCTTTAGCGGTGTCGAGCCATAAGACACTTTGAGCGATTATAGGTATCATTGAATCTAGGAGCTAAGACAAAACCATATTATTTGCCCTTTGCCATGCCGTGAAGCCAGGTGATGTCACATCTAGAGCAACAATTAAGCCATCAACGAATCCAAGCTTATTTTTGAAGAGAAGCGACATCTTCATTGTTCTGCTCCAAGAATGGTAATTTGTCCCATCTAAAAGAACAGAAACAATAACTAAAGATGGACTTTCGCCAAAGTGAAGATAGCATGGGTTTCCAACATCAGTTGCATCAAAAGTTGTCCCTATCGCAGGAACAACATGAGGTGGAACAACTGGATGGACTTGATCTCCAGTATTTTCAGccataaataaaacaaagtgGAAGCAAATCTAaaaaggctctgataccataatGAAAAAATGACAGAGGAAGAAgggaagaaaaatattattcgtAAATTTTCTTATCTCTAAAAGACTAAACAAAGCCAAAATACATAGAGCTGGCTACAACTAACTACATACTACTTTGACGCTAGACTAGCACAAAAAtgaaacaataatttaaataatttcaaaaaactaagaaatagTCAATTTACATGTTGCTTCAATATTTGGTGTAAGGGTGAAATGGGGAGTTAAAGCCTAGACTGTCGTAATCTTGGAATGGTAAATTTGGAAGCTTCAAGATATTGGTGTCGAAATTATTTCAAGTGTGTCAAGCATCAATCTAAGAAACGCATAGTACAAGGGAATTGGAAAGTGAGCGAGAGAGCATACAATAGGCAAACAAGAATCAAAGAAAGCGGCCTAGGAGTGTCCCTATGTTGCAACATGAATTAGTGTATAGGATATGAGTGTATGTGCATGAGGATTGCAATTTCAAGAGGAGTGGTGAGCAAGTGCGTAGCCAATTTTTTGTCTCAACACCTCTCATAGGTTAATATGGCACCCAAGTGTCCATAAGATCTATGAGGCAATTCATTAAACACCTAGCCTACACTATTTCCCGGGTCATGCCATCTCGGATCTAGGCGGGGAATGTGATAGGATTACAAGGCTAACTTAGGCTTAACAATCTCTTGCCTAAGCCTAGGATTCCGATTTCATTCATGAAGTCGGGCCCTACTCCAAAAACAATACACAAATCATCCTCCACAACAAGAAATTCATACAATCTCCATCAACACACTCCAGCAATTAGGTCTAAAGCACACTAATCAATAGGGGTGAGCATTGGTCGGTTTCAGTCGATTTTTGGTTAATAACCAAAATAACCGAAATTTTAACCGAAACTTCATAACCGACCAAAAACCGACCGATAAACATTCATAACTTATATAACCGAAACTGACGATTTTCGGTCGGTTAAATATAACAgtattttttagtaaaatatttaaatttattttatttatttgactaaTGCTAAAATACTAcattattaaaggaaaaaataatatcttagtatttataatcaattaaaattaatgtcctCAAGTACAATAGCAGTTTAGTGAGATATAAATGAactatatttatacattatatgatTAGCAAATGTGGTGTAAATCAATACTACTGCGTAGCTTATCTAAATCTATATACTAATGGTTAGGATTAGGAAATGATGAGGATTAGtgtaatcatatatatatatatttgttcaaatgcggcggcgagctccgatgcggtcatgcggcctaatctgcaccgtccaatttcattaatcctactgaaattcgtgtatgtttaagtggggttgttatggtaattttagtatgagtttattaccgaaatggtccctcgactattgcgaaattaccaattcggtcctcgacaatttttcgtgcccaattaagtccctcgactttgaaaattttaaccaatttggtcctccatttattttgccgttaaaatcgggactaaattggtattttgctatagtcaagggaccaaattgataattttgctatagtcaagggactatttcagttaaaaattaactactaatttggtcccttgactatggaaaaattaccaatttggtcccttgactatagagaaattatcaatttggtcccaattttaacggcaaaataaacggaggaccaaattggttaaaattttcaaagtcgagtgacttaattgggtacgaaaaattgttgaggaccaaattggtaatttcgcaatagtcgagggaccatttcggtaataaactcttttagtatttatattacgtgaattggaatggtgcattttagtacatagtgtggtgcgttttattacgtatgttggtgcattaactgtgttgtggaatggtgtgttttaatctatccgctggtgcattttcatacgtagaatgatatgtaactgtgttgtggaatagtgtgttttaatacgtagtctggtgcattttaatatattgaatggtgtgtattttaacacatgtgtttctaataagtgtggtgcattttaatacgtagaatggtgcatattttagcacatgttttctaatatgtgtaaatagtgtatgcttataatctgacatgaggcacatTGTGGTATATTTTAGTacatagaatgatgtgttttattaagtatattgatgaattttaagtgaataggtgcatttggtatattgtgtggaatggtgtgttttataggacctctggtgcgttttagtacgtagaatggtgtgttctgtaacatatatatattgcgcgttgatttgatgagttgatatgatctaatggctgaaaataggccgcacggTCACACCtaatcatgactatatatatatatatatatatatatatatatatatatatatatatatatatatatatatatagggattcactcccatgcgaactgccgcccaggtaagaaatgagaacgcttcacagccgtccacgtgtccagatcaacgaatcagatgcaatttttaaaaaaatgatgcggtgacatttttgtaaataactggaactttggtgcacctaatttcacttacaagtgcacctattttcgcacctattttcgcacctattttcacttacaagtgcaagtaatttaccatgttaatattcatgcacctattttcgcaaatacattcacttacaaatgcaagcaatttaccttgttaatattcatgcacctgggtgcaaccaggtgcacttagttataacataggttgcacctagttataacattaggtgcacttagtgttgatgctcagtgtaaaattcacttgcacctgtaatacattttacttgcacttgtgcaagtaatttactttgttaacattcatgcacttgggtgcagcctatgtgcacctagttataacattagttgcacttagtattgatgctcattgtacaatttacttgcacttgtaatacattttactcgcaagtgtgcacctattttcacttacaagtgcaagtaatttaccttgttaacatttatgcaacgtgcacctagttatacgTTAGAtacaactacattccggacacgtgccGCGCTGTGATTCTTctgcagttctctcctgggcggccagtacgcacctgaacgcgatcctatatatatatatatatatatatatatatatatatatatatatatatacatatgtatatgtacatacacatctgcatatacatatacatatacatatatatatatacagatgtatatatacatatacatatgtacatatacatatatatgtacatatatacttatatatgtacatatatgtatatatgtatacatatatatgtatgtatatatgtatgtatacatatatatatatacatatatacatacatatatacatatatatatgtacatatacatatacatctgtatatatatatgtatacatatatacatatatatatgtacatatacatatacatctttatatatatatgtatatatatgtacatatatatatgtatatatgtatgtatatatgtatgtatacatacatataacatacatatatacatatatatatatatacatatatatgtacatatatatgtacatatatatatacttatatatgtacatatatatgtatgtatatatatatatatatatatatgtaatatgaaaatattatgGACTTATAAAATGTAAATGGGATGAggttagattttttttctttagattaATCTTTGATTTTTCGGTCtgtttttggttgtcattgAAAAACTGATAACCgaccaaaaaattgaattaactgaATTTTGTTGACATTAAAAACCAAAATAGAACCGAAATATTCGGTTGGTTCGATTTTCGGTCgtcggtttttcggtcggtctgattttttgctcacccctactaATCAATCATATTGCAACATAATGAATAATCCTAGCCCTAGAAGCTTAGCTACTCATGATCTTGCATTGCAACCAAATCGAATTTAAGAATATCATCATGCTAAAAGCAagaattaaaagattaaaatgaaattggttaccaatcttcaatcttctaGATTACAATGATCAATTGAGAGAAAAATCAAGCTCTATCACCAAAGTTGTCACTTCTTTGATCTTAGAACTCCGTCTTCTTCTTGTGAATTTGAGAGCTAAAATCTACAGAGATAAATATTGCAAAGTGTTCCTAAGAAAATCCTGTCTCCAAAATGAATCTAACTCCCTAAAATATCTAAAAATCTGACTATTTATAGAAGAAAATCGTGCCTAGTCCGTCTTGCCTCATCCAGGCCGCTCTCACGTGAATGTCACCAGTGTGATTCGTGTTCAATATGCATCCATGCTCAAGATCACACGCGTGACAGCAGCGTGATTTAGATTCAGAGAGCAATCACACTAAGTGTCACATGCGTGACACGAGAGTGATTTGCTCATTCTTTCATATTATTCCAAATACATCTGTTTTGAGTTCATTTGCCACCCTTTTTTGTCCATAAATCACCAAAAACACTAAAGTGCACAGATTAGAGGGCTTTGCAAtgcaaaatgacatttttattgcTTTCTACTCATAAATCATGCACAAATCATTCAAACTATGCACAAAATGCCTTCAAAATGACCTTGGAAACTAGCATCATTTGACACTTATCAGATATCTACCAAAATATTCATTCAAAATTTACTTGAGCCACTCTATTTCAGCCCAACCAAAGCTTCAATGACGATGCTTGTTTTAAGAGGCGTAGAATGTGAGACCCCAAAATGCATTTTCAcaaaactcttattttaagttacaaatcggttttgtacataaaatccgaatccaacccgacccaccacgggtttacatttttaagacccacccccgacccaccacccactatcacccaaaaaaacccgATCCATTCGGGGTGGATTCGGGTGGATATCGgcggggcggattgaaattgccatccctaagtAGCACGTCACAAcccatattaaataattaagtaGATATAGTAGGCATAATACAAACTGTATTAATCCACATTAAAAtggtttaaatttaatttaaaatgacAATGTTTTTACatgcgtttggttgggaggaggaattagggtgaaaaaaaaattataattcgatgaaattgaaatttaatgaataaagtaataattgaaattacagtgtttgataTGCAAGAATAGGAGTACAAGAAATTGAAATGTAAGaaacgacaaaatgactaaaatgtccttatgttgtagtaggagtataataataataataataataataataataataatcacttgtgtgagaccgtctcacggatccttattcgtaagacgggtcgggttgggtcgaatcaacatgcaaatgtcatacttatatgctcaaatgttaTACTAATcagtaataaaatatttgttacctataagagggaaaatgtaatcattttgagaaaaaatgcaatacttttgcattttgatataaaaaaagtattatatttatttataagagaaaatataatatttttgagaaaaaaatataatacttttaaattaaaatgtaaaagtattatattttctcttgaaggtattacatttactcttataagtaataaaaatttatattcttaattagtatcacatttgaacatataagtatgacatttgtgcatataagtattatattttcatattgatttGACTCgatccgtctcacggtgagacggccTCACGCAAATTTTTGCccaataataagaataataataataataataattctttcaataataataattttttaaaaataataataataataataagtataataataataataattctttaaaaataataataataataataataagtataataataataataataataatttttttcaaaaaaataataataataattttttcaataaaaaattaaaagacaaagggtatggagAAGGGACAAAATTATCTTTACACCAATAAAATTACCCTTATTATTcattaaattgcaattcataatGGACCCCATAAATTACAATTCGTAAAGAGAATTGCAATTGCAATTCCATCGAATTACAGTCAACCAAACAACCCCTAGTTGTATTTTCAgtctttatttattaattatttcatccATGATCAAGTGGGTTTTATcgcttttattttcaattttagtccataATTAGTATGGCCCACACTAGCATCAGCCATCCTTGTTGTCCACAATTATGATAATGACAAGCTCActcatttatcaaatattttccCTTCAGTCTAAAGCAAAATTACCTgcaaaataaagataaaaatttttagaaataaaaataaataaatgaacatAGGGCCCGGGGGGGGGGGCGGGGGGGGGGAATGTTATTTACGGATTTCCCACTAAAAttccatttaaattttaaaataaggaGTAAAACGCACACACGCACGTAAAATAAACTAGAAAATAAAAgttgatatatatttataaataaataaaataaaataaaaaccaaagAGATGAAAGAATTTTGAAGAGATTTGTATGATTggaatttttagttttaattggGTGGAAATTCATTTGAAGTCTTGAATTTGAACCTGCATACAgcaaaactgtttttttttcttttcataattataatttatataattatcttctataattgaattttatatgTACAAAAAGTCATCGGATCTCAGGGTTTCGGCCACCGGAGTACACAAAAAAACCGTTCCGTCTCGACCACCACCAAGTCCTGGAGTGTTTTGTGGACTCGAATATGACGTCAAAAAAGCTGTTGCTGACGCCACCACCTCTGCTTAGGCCGAGAATCGAGATATCGAAGGATCCTATGCTTTTGACATGACGGAAAGCCGGCTAGGCCCTGGCTGGAAGCCGGCGCGGCGGCGCTGATGGTGCGACGAAGGTCGAATCAGCGCGCCTAAGGCTCGCTTTACTAGATCGCCTTCCACAGTCCCGATCCGGACTAGCGAGTTGGTCATCGCGGAACGCCTCATGTTCAGCCGGTGGGAATTGTAGGCCGACGCCGCCGGAGCGTGTCCGGCGCCGGAAACATTCATATTCTTGTGCAAGCTGCACCGGAACGAGCCAGGATGCGTAGTCGGCGAGCACATACACGTCCGCTTCCGGCCTCCACTCCCAGCCTTCTCCATCACGCGGTCCCGATTTACCACAGAAATAGATCGGCTCGGTGAAATCGGCCGGTCTAGCGAAAAGCGTACGGACGAAGCCGGAGTCGAATTCCTCGTGGTATAAACATTCACTCGGGTCGGAGACATCGGCCTGCGTAAAATATTCGAAGATCTCGCCGCAAAACCGGATGTCGAAGAGGCAAAAGCAGAAGCGGAGCTGGAAAACGACGACGTTTTCTTAGAGGAAGAGTATAACCTACCGGCCGGCGAGAGTGATCGGAGAATCGGTCCAGTTGATCGCCTAGAAGAAGCCGCCATTTTTGGTTGATTTTCCAGCTACTGGGAGAGAGAAAGAAGAtaagaaagaatttttttttttcctgtttctTATCCTGAAAAAGCCGCCTTGGGCAGTTTGGTTTGGCAAACCTATGCTCCACTCGGGCTGCTAATTTATAGCAATAAAGTTTGAGGGAATTGCACAATAGGCCCGTAGAATTATACACATTTCATATCCAGCCCataaagatttcaaaatttattattgacCATGTagtttttatttactttctttttggAAGGCGATTTCATATTTtctaaagtaaaataatttggTGCAATTAACGATTCAACAAGTTAAAATTATGACATTATAAATatttctatattatttttaacaaattaatgaTCCATGTTAgtaattttctatttattttgtgattaaaattatacttttaatttttcaattaaattaattaaaaaattatttttaacaaacTAATAcggaaattatataaaattaaaatagtgaGTTTTTAATAGTAGTCCGTCAATTGTTTGTGCAGTAGTCTTGGGTCAATAAAAAATGTGTTAAGATCAAAGTTATCAAATAAAACAGCAATTGGCAAGAACGTGTTATCAAAATTATAACAGTTTTGATGGGAAAGTGAAtacgataaaaaaaaattgtgacaaaAGTAACAAAATAGGGAAGAAATTGATAATTATGTCTGATAGGATAATTTGACAAGCACCCGATCCAACAGTCACGTAACGGAAACATTTACTTCAGTACCGACCTGTTCAAGAGGAGACAATTGGCAAATCGACTCTTCATTACTGTAGAAACGTTACTTGAGCAGAGAGATGCACTAGTATAAGTAGGAGACTTTTTATTAGACAACGACACGTTCAATACTTTGTACTGAAATACTCTAagcaatataattttgattactttacaaatagtatttagtaacatatttaccgtcaatTTGAAAAGACAATTGAAGTTATTGGAGTTTGATTATAAAATAAAAGGTATATACTTTTTGTTGAAGTATGTATTGAATTTATGACATTTTATCATAGTTTAAATTAGTTATATATTGGTTTGATTGAGTTACAAAAATAGGTGATCGTACGAGTTTAGATCACTGGTTCAGTAGGTCATATTTGAGAGAAGATATCAATGTTCGAAATTCTGCAACAGCAACGTGAGAATTATGTTCAAAATGGACAGATCCCTTGTACACACCATTATTTGGTCTTATATATTGAGCCACTGAATTATCGTGATTTGCATGCTTTGTCAGGTCACAGTGTAAGAGCCATTAGGATTGGGAATTCAACCTTCTGAGAGAAGAATTACAAAAATATGAGGCAAATAAACAATATCAATAAAATAGATGTGTTTCTGTGAAATGTACAGGGGATCAAAATCCAAAATAGTTGAAGAGGAGGGGGTGAAATTGAAATGGATATTAGATAAGTGGAGCCAACATATATGTAGTGGGAATTGACCACAGATTTAGGGTAAAACCTTGGGCTGCCGAGAAATGGACAACAGAACAGAGCAGAGCAGCCGTTTGATTGTGGCCTACTGTTTAGTCATGCCATCGACACGTATTTAATCGACTTTACTGACTCACTCCCGATAGATTCCACGTATATTTGTCCCGCCATTTTCAGGAATTCAATGTTCTTGCCCGGATCACGATTTCGATTTAAAATCCATTTTCTTAATCTAACTTTTTGTGggttacattttattttttattctaaatttataggtaatagttcattttattttttatccgaatattcactttttaattttaatattattgtaataagatattttttattatttattaataaaacagtttaaatattattaaatacaatgacattcgatcttcaattataattttttttaaaataaacataaaaaatacaacggttcaacttactttgtattaaaaaatttaaaatgtgtttgtatttaacgacatttcaacaattatgttaatgaatgactaaaaatagtcatgacacaataatactaagatcaaataagaatgttctaataaaaaaatgactaaaagtggacagtcacctataaatctatgacaaaaatgaaatt
It includes:
- the LOC116031614 gene encoding uncharacterized protein LOC116031614 — protein: MAASSRRSTGPILRSLSPAGRLYSSSKKTSSFSSSASAFASSTSGFAARSSNILRRPMSPTRVNVYTTRNSTPASSVRFSLDRPISPSRSISVVNRDRVMEKAGSGGRKRTCMCSPTTHPGSFRCSLHKNMNVSGAGHAPAASAYNSHRLNMRRSAMTNSLVRIGTVEGDLVKRALGALIRPSSHHQRRRAGFQPGPSRLSVMSKA